GTCCGGCGCCACGCCGGGCTCCAGGACCTGCAAGCTCGACGTTACGAGCAACACGCCGGGCGGAATGGGCAACTACGCATGTATCAATGACCTCGCCCTGATCGATCAGTGGTGCAATTCAACGGAAACCCCGCCGGACGATACCTGCCCCGTGGCAGACCCGGTGTTTCCCGCGAACGGGATTGTGACTTTCTCTGAAACTGACTTTGCAAGCGGTGACGCGTCGCCGCTTGTGTTTAGTCGTACCTACCTTTCGAAGCCGTTCGACAAAGCGCAGGTAGCGATGGGCGGGTACTGGGCAAGTAACTGGCAACGACGGCTTGATCTGACCTCGGTCAATGCAAGCACGCCGAAAATCACCGCGTATCGGAGTAACGGCCAGCCTCTGATCTTCAAGTGGGTTAACGGCGGGTGGGCGGTGCCGGGTACGTCGGGTCTTTCTCTCATGAAAGCTGGCGACGGATACTTCTATCTGAAGGACGAACGGCTTGGCACGACCGAAACATACTCCGTCAGCACAGGTCTGTTTCACTCCGAGACAACACGCACGGGTATGTATCGTGAAGTTGAATACGTTGGACAACAGATAGATTCAATCGCGCAGTGGCCCGTTGATCGGATCGGACAGGCGGCATCGCGGCTGACACTTAGTCTGACCTATGACAGTAATGGTCGCATTCTGAGTGTAGTGCCGCCTTCGGGCAACGCGACACATTATGCGTACGATGCGAAAGGCAATCTTGTTTCAGTAACCGCGCCGATTGGATACGTTCGTCAGTACCTTTATGAGGATGCCCGCTTCCCCAATGCGATGACCGGGATAAAGGACGAATCCGGTTCACGGATTGCAACATGGACCTACGATTCCAGCGGACGCGCAATCTCGGTCACCCATCCGGACACGACGCGTAACGTTTCTTTCAGTTATGGCGCGAACACGACCACTGTTAGCAATATGTCCGGCTACAGCACGTACTCCTTTAATGTTGGAGACACGTCGCGTCCTGGCTCAATTGTTACGCCTGGCGGCGCGGTCTCACGTACATGGGATATATCAGGGAACCTGAAGCAGACGATTACACCGGATGGGAATACACAGTACACGTGGGACGGCGCCAACCGGCCGACGAAAGCAGTTGCGACAGTCGCTGGCAACAGGACGGTAACGACGATCGAGTATGGCGACAGTACCTCGTTGCGTCCGCATCTGGTCGCCACGCCGGGTAAAATCCGCGCGTTTGTCTATGACCAGGGCGGTAACGTCACTGGCTACGCCGAGACGGAGACAAGCGATCTGACGGGCGACCAGGGAATGCAAGCCGCTGGGACCGGTAACCAGTGGACAGTCGGTGCACGCTACGATTCGGCGAGTCGCCTTCTGTCGGCTGAGATTACCCGTAATGGCTCGAAGCGTGAAGACTGGACCTACACATACGACGTACGGGGCAATGTCGAGTCAGTGCAGGATGCCGTATCTGGCTGGTCGATGCGAACGCTCTCGCGCAATGCTGAGAATCGTGCAACGCAGATAGCTGGAAACAGCGGTCAGGCGAGCATCGGGTACGATGAGCGCGGTCGCGTAATTTCTTTTCAGTACAAGGAGCCAGCAGGTGCGCTGAATGGCGGACTTGCCCGCGTTCTGCAAGTTACGTACCGGTACGGTCCAGATGGTTCGGTGTCCTCGCGCACGGCTCAGGTTTCAACGAATGGAGCCTGGTGGAAACCGATTAGTGATGCTGAACTGGGTGTCTGGCTGACGAACTGGGAACTCGGGAACGACCCGGTTGCGCCACCTGCGAACCTGACAGGACTCCAGTCGGATGCTCCAGCATTTGTGCCTGATATGTGCGTCGAATGCTACATGGCCTGGAAGGCGTTGCCGACAGGTAAGCTATTCGGGCACGAATTGAGTGAAACATTACCAACGTGGCGTGAAACCACCGAGTTGATGGTCAGCGATCAGGCGCAGGTTCCTCACCCGGTGCTTGTGCCGGATCTGACGAGTTCTGCGAAACGGTCAACGCTTTACAGTACGCTTTTTGGTGGCGGGAGCGGGGATGGGGGAATGGTAAAGTGCGGTGGTCGCGAATCCCATGAGGCCAAATGTCATTTGGCGTATGAGGCCGAGCTTGATGCTTGCACCGCGATGGCGAAGCCGCAGGGCAAACGAAGCTTTGCGTTGTGTAGAGAAAACGCCTTTGACAGATATCAACAATGCAGGGGTTATTGATGGTTAATCATCCGCCGTATTCCGTGGTTGTAACTTACAGCGAAGATCCTCAGCAATTGACAATGCAAGCTGTGGATTCAGCAAGGCTCGCCTCACTCGTGGCTGCAAGCATGGCGGTGCCGTTTTTTTTGGATGATGAAGAGGTCAAATTTGACGACGAACTGGCCCGGCAACTCGGAGTCGCAATGCTCAACGTGATTGCCTTGGGTCGACCGGAAATCAAAAAACTTCTGAATCTCACGCAGCACCCAATTGACGAGCCACCGGAGGTGTAACTGGCCGAGCGCCCGGGTGCTGCCACCACTACAATTTTGGTCGCAGCACCGCAGGGTTAGCGGGGGGACCTGTGGCTCGGGTTACAGCTCAACCACGATCGCTGGCAGACACGCAAGCATGCGCAGAAGGCAGTCAGACGTGCCCCGCGGAAGCGGCAGCGTGAACCGGCAAAAATCATGGGGGTGTGATTTATGACATTGAGTTTCCGGCCAGGTATGAGCGCCTGCGCCTTTATCACGGATGGGCTTTACCGGTACCTGAAGGAACATCGTGGGGAGCAACCTGTCGAGCTGGTTCTTCACCCCGACCACAAGCGCATGCTGTGTGATGAACTGCACATGCGACGCTCGGGCGTTCATTACG
Above is a genomic segment from Paraburkholderia aromaticivorans containing:
- a CDS encoding DUF6531 domain-containing protein; the encoded protein is MKKSRLHGGTAGFAGRLLAAFSLLIFAFSANAVDCFSLYAQSGATPGSRTCKLDVTSNTPGGMGNYACINDLALIDQWCNSTETPPDDTCPVADPVFPANGIVTFSETDFASGDASPLVFSRTYLSKPFDKAQVAMGGYWASNWQRRLDLTSVNASTPKITAYRSNGQPLIFKWVNGGWAVPGTSGLSLMKAGDGYFYLKDERLGTTETYSVSTGLFHSETTRTGMYREVEYVGQQIDSIAQWPVDRIGQAASRLTLSLTYDSNGRILSVVPPSGNATHYAYDAKGNLVSVTAPIGYVRQYLYEDARFPNAMTGIKDESGSRIATWTYDSSGRAISVTHPDTTRNVSFSYGANTTTVSNMSGYSTYSFNVGDTSRPGSIVTPGGAVSRTWDISGNLKQTITPDGNTQYTWDGANRPTKAVATVAGNRTVTTIEYGDSTSLRPHLVATPGKIRAFVYDQGGNVTGYAETETSDLTGDQGMQAAGTGNQWTVGARYDSASRLLSAEITRNGSKREDWTYTYDVRGNVESVQDAVSGWSMRTLSRNAENRATQIAGNSGQASIGYDERGRVISFQYKEPAGALNGGLARVLQVTYRYGPDGSVSSRTAQVSTNGAWWKPISDAELGVWLTNWELGNDPVAPPANLTGLQSDAPAFVPDMCVECYMAWKALPTGKLFGHELSETLPTWRETTELMVSDQAQVPHPVLVPDLTSSAKRSTLYSTLFGGGSGDGGMVKCGGRESHEAKCHLAYEAELDACTAMAKPQGKRSFALCRENAFDRYQQCRGY